The following DNA comes from Candidatus Auribacterota bacterium.
TTTCTGTCCAATCTTCTCTGCGCTCCTGGCCTTGCCAAGTTCCTTTTCCACAAGATCTCTGACTACTTCTTTCACCCTGGCTTGATTCGTCCTTGAGCCAACCCGGCTTGTCTCAGATGCCAGGATATCCTGACACATCTTCAGGAACCCATCTGAGTTGGAAGGAGTCATATTCTGGACTTTAAGCGTTTTTGCAATCATAATACAGCCGCGGATGGTTGGAGCGAATTCGCACTTTCCCGATTCCCTCAAGCCCCTGACAATATTAACTACCTTCTCGGCATGGTGTTTTGAGAGCTTGGATTTCGCCTGGGTTATTGCCAGCTCTGTCTCATAGTCAAAGTGCTCCAGGTCCATGGTAATCATTCTATCCCTTAGCGCATCCTGACTCCTGTGTACCCCGGCATATTCCTCAGGGTTGGAGGTAAAAACAGCGGTAAAATCAGGATCAACCCTTAAATATGGTTCTTCTCCACCTCTTCCCACCGGCAAATCCATCATCTTCTCCTGAAGGATGGAGAGGAGAATATTATTAGCTTCCGGGCGCGACCGGGTGAATTCGTCATAGATCAGCGTAAATCCGTACTTACAGGCAACGGTCAGCCGGTTATCCACCCATCTCTTTATCATATCCTCTTCTACCTTCAAAACCCTGGATACAAAGCGGTCAACCACCTTTCTGATTCGATAGCCATACTCGCCACCGACTAAATCAGAGGTGGTAAACTCTTCATCTCCATGAATCATCACCACCGGCCGTCCTATTTTACTCGCGATATGCATAGCCAACGTTGTCTTGCCGGTGCCGGATACCCCCCTGAAGTGAACCGGAAAGCCGGCCTTAATATAGGAAAGGCTCCTATCGGTAACATCCTTGATATACTTGGTTTCCACAAAGTCCGGCAGAGGACTTGGCTCCAATACTGTGGTCATCTCATCAACCATTTTATATCACCCCTTTTCTGTTTGTCTGCCTGCCCGCCGAAGCCCTGGCGCAGGCAGGGAATTCGATTTCTTGCTTCTTAGAGTCTCATTCATTTTGTTCCAGGTTCTGCTTGCTTCAGCCAAATCTGCTTTTATTTCCTGCTCTTTCTTCTTAAAGTCTTTCCTCAGGGCATTGACATTTTTGATTAGCTCATCTCTCTTCCTTTGTAAATATGCTTTTTGCTCTTTAGCCATTTCCTGATGAAACTTCCTGGAATCAGCTAAAAACTTCCTGGCATTATCTTGAACAGCGGCAGCTTGTTTCTTCAGCTCTCTGATGCCGCTCTTTCTATCTTCGTGACCTGTTATAATATTTTCACAGATAGATTTCATGTCGCCTGATACATTCCCATGGACCAGCCTCATTTGCGAACAACCCCTTTGCCCCCGCATTTGATACAAGGTAACCCACTATCTATCTCTGCGCCAGTACCTTTACATTTAGGGCACTCTTCGGCAGCGCCTTTAACTGTGACCATACCTTTGCCATCACATACAGTGCAGGTAACCCGGGCATTATGAGGATAGACACCGGTTGCGTTACAAAAAGCGCATTTAATCGCCGGCTCCACAACCTCAACCTTACCTGTGCCTCCGCATACCTGACAGGTGGCAAGCTCGGATAGCAGATTAAACGGGTCTATACCTTTTCCTTTACAAAAAGCGCATCTTATTTTGCCCAATTTCCACCTCCCCTCACCCTGGCCTTCCCCCCATCGTCTCCCCCTTTGGAAAAGGGGGTTAGGGGGGATTTTCCCCCTTCCGCCAATCCCCGGCTAAATCCCCCCTGCCCCCCTTTGCTAAAGGGGGGGGAATTGGAGGGCCTTCGCCACCTTCATTGCCTTCTCCCCCCGTTCCCCCTTTTGAAAAAGGGGGCTATGGGCACGGCCCCCTCTTTGGAAGATTTGCTCTCACCCTGTTCCCCCCTTTGAAAAGGGAACTATGAGGGCGGATCCCTCTTTGGCAGATCTGCTTTCACCCCGTTCCCCCCTTTGTTAAAGGGGGGGAGAATTGGAGGGCCTTCGCCACCTTCATTGCCTTCTCCCCTCGTTCCCCCCTTTGGAAAAGGGGGGTTAGGGGGGATTTGAGAAATCTCCTCCACCACCGCCGCCTGCCGGTCCTTCAGACAGGCTTCCCAGTCAGGGGCGAGTTTATCCTCTCTTCTTTGGTCTTCCTCTTTTCTTTTTCGGCTTCGCGACAGCCTCTTCAACAGTCTTTACCCCAGCCCTGGCTTCGACCCCGATAGGCTTGCCGCCTCTTCTCTTTGCCATGGCAGCGGACATCGCCCACCAATTTGCCGCCATCCTGCCGTTCTCATCCGCTAACCCCTTCAACATCTTCCTGGTGCCATTCACTAAATCCGCCGCAAACTTGGCAAGATCCTTCCTTTGTTCCTCGCTCATATCAGCGTGGGCGTCGGAAAACTCTTTCAGCTTGTTTCTGACGTGCGTCTCGATATCTTTAGTGTTCTTCGCGAGACTCTTTCTGAGGTCGTCGGTCATTTCCTTGTGATCTTTCTGAAACCCGCCAAGGAGATTTCCGACATTCTTGGTCAGATCTCCCACGAAGCCCCCCAGAAATTGAGCCTGTTCCGCGCTCATCTTCTTCCTATCGGACGTAAAGCCATTCAGCGTCTCATGAACATCGCCCACAAGTTGCCCGAGTGACTTTACCCTGAGATCATACGAGGATATGATATCCTCAGTGATCCTCTTTATGCCATCTGCTATTCCCATATCATCCTCCTTTCCTTGTTCACGGTACTGTCAAAATTTTTATCTTAAATATTGCCTAACTCACTAGAGTTAAGCATGTTGCTGCAAAATTAGCTTCCTCCCCCTATTTTCAGGGGTTTTTACCCTCTATTTCACCCCCAGGAGTTATCCACATGAGCCCGAGGCCGAGCGTTTCTGCAGAGCTCGGCTCGGCGAGGGTCCCGCCACGGCGGGATGGGTAACTCCGTGCTCTGAAATCCTTTTTCGCGTATAATTACCGCATTGCCCTCTCTACAAAAGGAGCATGTCACCCATGAAAAAGCTCGATCGCTTTATCATCTGGATCTGCAGCAAGTTTAACCGCAAAGAAATCGAATTCATTGTCGCAGGCCTTGTCAGAATCCTCGTCGATCGTAACCCGGAAGTTAAACCGCGCGATGATTTCAAAGAGAAACATCCAAACTACCGCAACTTCTCCGTCGATCCCTTGCCGCCAATATCAGAACCCCTTAAAAAAAAGATCGAACTTGTTCTTGGAAAGAACTTCTTGCGCGATATCCCAAAGAACACGGCAAACCGTTAGAACCTGTTTCCCA
Coding sequences within:
- the gvpN gene encoding gas vesicle protein GvpN; translation: MVDEMTTVLEPSPLPDFVETKYIKDVTDRSLSYIKAGFPVHFRGVSGTGKTTLAMHIASKIGRPVVMIHGDEEFTTSDLVGGEYGYRIRKVVDRFVSRVLKVEEDMIKRWVDNRLTVACKYGFTLIYDEFTRSRPEANNILLSILQEKMMDLPVGRGGEEPYLRVDPDFTAVFTSNPEEYAGVHRSQDALRDRMITMDLEHFDYETELAITQAKSKLSKHHAEKVVNIVRGLRESGKCEFAPTIRGCIMIAKTLKVQNMTPSNSDGFLKMCQDILASETSRVGSRTNQARVKEVVRDLVEKELGKARSAEKIGQKSEKETSVV